In Gimesia benthica, a single window of DNA contains:
- a CDS encoding neutral/alkaline non-lysosomal ceramidase N-terminal domain-containing protein, protein MYRLILCFTLLLTCSLTVSAEADDLLQAGAAKVNINPPKYPVSMVGSFQDRQATGAHDTLHARALVLKNGDTRVAFVVCDICLISREIFDAAKAIASQKTGIPTSHMLTSATHTHTAPAVTPLAQCKPSPEYVQFLTESIAQSIIEANSRLTSAQIAWAVVPEPAEVNNRRWYVKEGGIRPNPFGNTTDKVRMNPPRGSDLLIKPAGPTDPDISILSVQHADGRPLALLANYSLHYVGGLPPNQVSADYFGEFARQIKERLGGDETFVGIMSNGSSGDINNINFREPRPRAGVFERITAVAKVIADRTYRAVKDLKYRRDVPLAMEERTLDLGIRKPNAEEVKYAKSLLAAAKDPEKLTTNEVYAQETVNIDQWPGSVNLKLQALQIGDLGIVAIPCEVFAEIGLEIKQKSPLKPTFVIALANGYNGYLPTPEQHILQGYETWRSSWSYLEVDASVKITEQVLSMLKQVDQKQE, encoded by the coding sequence ATGTATCGACTGATTTTGTGTTTCACTCTGCTGCTTACCTGCTCGCTGACTGTATCTGCAGAGGCAGATGATCTGCTCCAGGCAGGAGCGGCGAAAGTGAATATCAACCCGCCGAAGTATCCGGTTTCGATGGTAGGCAGTTTTCAGGATCGACAGGCGACAGGGGCCCATGACACATTGCATGCACGGGCACTGGTCTTAAAAAATGGTGACACGCGGGTGGCGTTTGTGGTCTGTGATATCTGTCTGATTTCGCGGGAGATCTTTGATGCTGCGAAAGCAATCGCCTCTCAGAAAACCGGGATCCCCACCAGCCACATGCTGACCTCCGCGACACACACGCACACCGCTCCCGCAGTGACGCCACTGGCACAATGCAAGCCGAGTCCCGAATACGTGCAGTTCCTGACGGAAAGTATTGCCCAGTCGATTATTGAAGCCAATTCACGCCTCACGTCCGCGCAGATAGCCTGGGCCGTGGTGCCGGAACCGGCTGAGGTGAATAATCGACGCTGGTATGTCAAAGAGGGGGGAATCAGGCCGAATCCGTTCGGTAATACGACCGATAAGGTGCGGATGAATCCGCCCCGGGGCAGTGACTTGTTGATCAAACCGGCGGGGCCGACCGACCCGGATATCTCGATCTTGTCGGTACAACACGCCGACGGGCGTCCGCTGGCTCTGCTGGCGAATTACTCGCTGCATTATGTAGGAGGACTGCCGCCGAATCAGGTGTCGGCTGACTATTTCGGTGAATTCGCCCGTCAGATCAAGGAACGACTGGGGGGCGATGAGACCTTTGTCGGCATTATGTCCAACGGTTCCAGTGGCGATATCAATAACATCAATTTCAGAGAACCGCGTCCACGGGCCGGCGTGTTTGAACGCATCACCGCCGTTGCGAAAGTGATCGCGGATCGAACGTATCGGGCGGTCAAGGATCTCAAGTACCGCCGGGATGTACCGCTGGCGATGGAAGAACGCACACTGGATCTGGGAATTCGGAAGCCGAATGCGGAAGAAGTGAAATATGCGAAATCGCTGCTGGCGGCTGCGAAAGACCCAGAGAAGTTGACGACCAATGAAGTCTATGCTCAGGAGACAGTGAATATTGATCAGTGGCCCGGGAGTGTGAATCTGAAACTACAGGCCTTGCAGATTGGCGATTTGGGGATCGTCGCGATTCCCTGCGAAGTATTTGCAGAGATCGGGCTGGAAATCAAACAGAAAAGTCCGCTCAAGCCAACCTTTGTGATTGCCCTGGCCAACGGCTATAACGGTTATCTGCCGACGCCGGAACAACACATCCTGCAAGGCTATGAAACCTGGCGGTCGAGCTGGAGCTATCTCGAAGTGGATGCTTCGGTCAAAATCACCGAACAGGTACTGTCGATGTTGAAACAAGTGGATCA